One Gemmatimonadota bacterium genomic window, TTCGGGTATAATCGTCCAGAGCGATTGCCCAACCAAACGATGATAAAGGCTCCAAAAACATGCAAGCGGCAAGCCCACAACATTGTAGAAGCAACCGGATATAGATTGAATAAATGCAGATGCGCGCCCCTGCGCGCCATAAGCACCGGCTTTGTCCATAGAATCACCAGTGGCGACATAGCGCGCGATATCCTCCGATGAGAGCACGCGCATCGTGACGTGGGTAGTTGCAACATCTGTGAGGGTCTGTCCGGTTTCCGTATCTGTGAGAGCCAGCCCTGTATAGACCTGATGGGTTTTACCCGAAAGTCTCGCTAGCATGTCTGTGGCGTGTTTGGCGTCATCCGGTTTTCCGAAAATTGTATCTTCCAATACCACAACTGTATCGGCCCCCAAAACGAGCGCGCGGTCGAACTGATGGGCAACAACCCGTGTTTTGCGCTGTGCGATTTCCAGCACGTGTTCGGCAGGTGGCAAGACGGTATCCAGATCCTCATTGGCATTGCTCGGCGCAATCTCAAACGAAATATCCAACAAGCGCAACAAACTCGCACG contains:
- a CDS encoding Maf family protein, with the protein product MKKLILASASPRRASLLRLLDISFEIAPSNANEDLDTVLPPAEHVLEIAQRKTRVVAHQFDRALVLGADTVVVLEDTIFGKPDDAKHATDMLARLSGKTHQVYTGLALTDTETGQTLTDVATTHVTMRVLSSEDIARYVATGDSMDKAGAYGAQGRASAFIQSISGCFYNVVGLPLACFWSLYHRLVGQSLWTIIPEIDLTTGNTNIYVR